The Streptomyces bacillaris sequence CGACCTCCAGGCCACCGACCCCGCCTCCATGCTGACCCTCTACCGCGAGGCGCTGCGGCTGCGACGCTCGCTGCCCGAACTCCACACCGGGCAGCTGCGCTGGCTGAGCGAGGACCGGGACGTCCTGATGTTCGCGCGCGGCACCGCCCTGGTCTGCGCGGTCAACCTGGCCGACACCCCCGCCGAACTCCCGGCCCACACCCGCGTACTGCTCGCCAGCAACCCCTTGGACGCCGACGGCCGACTGCCCAAGGACACGGCGGTGTGGCTGGCGGTCCGGGAGGCGTGACCGGCCCACGTACGGGAGAAGGTGCCCGACCCCGTACGTGAGCATGGGCCCGATCCCGTACGGAGAACGGCCCACCAGGTGCGGAAGCTCGTGCCCGATCCCGTACGGGGACACTCGCCCGACGCCGTACGGCCAACGGCCCCGGACACCACCACGGCGCCCGGGGCCGTACCGATCGACTGTCCGCCGACGCCCCACGGTCGAGGGCTCACGCAGACCGCAGGGCACGGCCCGCCCGGCTCAGGCGGCCCGGGCCGCGCCCCGCGACGCCACCGGGTGGAGCGCGGCGTACTCGAGCGGCGCCGACGGATCGATCGACACGTCCATCGGGGCGGGCTCGGCCCCCGCCCGTACGAGCAGGTCACCGACGGCCGCGATCATCGCCCCGTTGTCCGTGCACAGCCGCAGCGGAGGCACCCGCAGCGTGATCCCGGCCGCCCGGCACCGCTGCTCGGCCAGCTCCCGTACCCGTGAATTGGCGGCCACCCCGCCCACCACGACCAGCGTGGACACCTCGTGGTCCCGGCAGGCCGCCACCGCCTTGCGGGTCAGCACATCGGCCACCGCCTCCTGGAGCGAGGCCGCCCCATCGGCCACCGGCAACTCGCCGCCCTCCGTACGCCGCTGCTCGGCCCACCGGGCGGCGGCCGTCTTCAGCCCGGAGAAGGAAAACGCGTACGGGGCGTCCCGTGCCCCGGTCATCGGGCGCGGGAACGCCACCGCACGCCGATCGCCCTCCCGCGCCACCCGGTCGATCGCCGGACCGCCCGGATAGGGCAGCCCGAAGACCCGGGCCACCTTGTCGAAGCACTCACCGGCCGCGTCGTCCACGGTGTCCCCGAGATGGACGATCCGGTCCCGGGCGAGATCGCGCACGAGCAGCAGTGAGGTGTGGCCGCCGGAGACGATCAGCACCACGCACGGGTCGGGCAGCGGGCCGTGCTCCAGGGTGTCCGCGGCGACGTGCCCCGCCAGGTGATGGACCCCGTACAGCGGCACGTCCAGCGCGTACGCCAGCCCCTTCGCCCCGGCCAGCCCCACCTGGAGCGCCCCGGAGAGCCCGGGACCGGTGGTGACGGCGACCGCCCCGATGTCCGACATGCGCAGCCCGGCACTGTCCAGCGCCTGCCGGACGACCGGGCCGAAGGAGTGCACATGGGCCCGCGCGGCGATCTCGGGCACGACCCCGCCGAAGCGGGCGTGCTCGTCCATGCTCGACGCGAGCGCATGGCCGAGCAGTCGCCCGTCCCGGACCAGGCCCGCCCCGGTCTCGTCGCACGACGACTCGATCCCGAGCACCACGGGTGAGCCCACGGGAGCCTCCTTGCGCGGCATGAGTAGTTGCAATTTATATGCAACAAGGTAGCTGACGCGCCGCCCCGGCCGCGTACCGGATCATGCCCCGCACCGGCTCACGCCGCGTACCGGATCATGCGGACCGGTGCTCCAGCAGCGTCGTGGCCAGGGCGACCTGGGCGGGCTCCAGGGCGTCCTTCCCGTCCTCGACGTCCCACAGCGCGTTCTGGAGCACCCGGCCCAGCGTCCAGCCGGTGGCCCGCGCCCGGTCCAGGCCCAGCGCCTCGGTGAGCAGATCGAACCGGCGCAGCACCGGGCCCGTCACCCCGCCCCTCACCACGCTCTCCCAGCGGATGTCGAGAGCGGGCCACAGCTCGAACCCCGGGTCACCGGCCAGCGGTTCGGGATCGATGGCGAGCCATGGCTCGCGCTGCCCGGCCAGGACGTTGCCGTCGTGCAGATCCCAGTGGAGCAGCCGGTCACCCGCCTCGCCGGCCAGCTCGGCCACGGCCGCCGCGCAGCTGCGGACGAGCCGTCGCTCCGCCGGATCGCGCAGCAGCGCCGACGCCTCGGGTGCCTGCTCGACCATCGCGGCGGCGATGCCGGCGAGCCTCCGCATCCCCGGCGGCGCGAGCACGGCCGACAGCCGCGCCATGAGCCCGGCCAGCACCTCCATCACGACGGCCTCGTCCGGTTCCGCCGACAGCGGGCGCCCCGCGTCCAGCCGCTCCAGCAACTGCGCGCCCGCCCCCGGATCGATGTCCAGCAGCCGTACCGCCCCCTCGCCGTCCCAGGCCCGCAGCCCGGCGGCCACCCCGGAGGTCTCCTCGCCGGGCGGCTGGAGCTTGAGCACCGCCGCCGTACCGTCCGCGCGGACCACCGGCAGCACCAGCCCCGCCATGCCGTGGCCGGGCGGCCCGTCCCGCCGGAGCTCCCAGCGGCCGAGGAACTCCGCGGCCAGCCGGGGCAGCGCGGTCAGCCAGGCGCGGCCCCGGGCGTCACCGGGGGAGCCGTACGACGCGATCAGGGCGCCGGGGACCTCGACACCGGGTGAAGGGACGGGGCTCATACGGCGGCAACTCCTCGGTCGGACATGCCCGTAGTGTGCCGTCCGGCCCGAGCCCCCTGCGCACCGCACGTGCACCCGCGCCACACCTACCCACCCCCGCTGAGTACGCGAACTCAGGTCCGGGCTCCCGGCCGCCACGACGATGAAGGCGACCGACCGGGTGACCGACCACAGGTCGCCTCACCGACCGGATCCCAGGAGAGCCGTGCTCAGCAGCGTCGCAGCCGCCGTCATCCCGTGCCTCGGCCGCCTCACCGTCACGTCCGACCACGGCAGCGCCCCGGAGCCCGGCTCCATCATCGTCGCCAACCACACCTCCCTGGCCGACCCCGGCGTCGTCCTCGCGGCGCTGCGGCGGCTCGACGTCGAACCGGTCGTCCTGGCCACCGCCGGCCTCTGGCGCATCCCGGTGCTCGGCCGGCTCCTGGAGCGCGGCGGCCACGTCCCCGTGCACCGGGGCACCCACCGGGCGGCCGACGCGCTCGACACGGCCGCCGCCGCGCTCGGGGCGGGCCGGCACGTGCTGATCTACGGGGAGGGGCGGATCCCGCTGCGCAAGGACGCGGCCGAGGCGCCCCCGGAGAGCTTCCGCAGCGGCCTCGCCCGGTTGGCCCACGCGGCGGGCGCTCCCGTCGTCCCGCTCGGCCAGGCCGGTGCCCGCCGGGTGATCTCCGGTTCCACCGCCAAGCAGCTCGCCGGGTTCCTCACCGCCCCGGCCCGCCGCCCCCGGCTCCACGTCCACCTGGGCCTGCCGGTCCACCTGCCCCCGGGCGTCGAGGCGGCGACCGCCACCGCCCGCGAGGCCGTCACCACCGCCTGGCGCACGGCCGCCCGGCACCTGGGCGAACCCGCGGCGGTCTCCGTACGGTGAAGACCGCAGGGCCCGGAAGCGTCCGCCCAGGAGAGTCACGTTCAGGAATGCCACGTTCAGGAGTCTCGCCCAGGGGTACCCGCCCGGGTGGCGCCGCCGACCCGGGCAGCGTAGGTATGTGTAGGGCATGGTGTTCCGGCGAGGAGACGGATCGGCGATGACGGCGGCAGAGCGGACCACTCCTGCGCACGGCGTTCCCTGCTGG is a genomic window containing:
- a CDS encoding aminoglycoside phosphotransferase family protein — encoded protein: MSPVPSPGVEVPGALIASYGSPGDARGRAWLTALPRLAAEFLGRWELRRDGPPGHGMAGLVLPVVRADGTAAVLKLQPPGEETSGVAAGLRAWDGEGAVRLLDIDPGAGAQLLERLDAGRPLSAEPDEAVVMEVLAGLMARLSAVLAPPGMRRLAGIAAAMVEQAPEASALLRDPAERRLVRSCAAAVAELAGEAGDRLLHWDLHDGNVLAGQREPWLAIDPEPLAGDPGFELWPALDIRWESVVRGGVTGPVLRRFDLLTEALGLDRARATGWTLGRVLQNALWDVEDGKDALEPAQVALATTLLEHRSA
- a CDS encoding lysophospholipid acyltransferase family protein; translation: MLSSVAAAVIPCLGRLTVTSDHGSAPEPGSIIVANHTSLADPGVVLAALRRLDVEPVVLATAGLWRIPVLGRLLERGGHVPVHRGTHRAADALDTAAAALGAGRHVLIYGEGRIPLRKDAAEAPPESFRSGLARLAHAAGAPVVPLGQAGARRVISGSTAKQLAGFLTAPARRPRLHVHLGLPVHLPPGVEAATATAREAVTTAWRTAARHLGEPAAVSVR
- the tsaD gene encoding tRNA (adenosine(37)-N6)-threonylcarbamoyltransferase complex transferase subunit TsaD, with translation MGSPVVLGIESSCDETGAGLVRDGRLLGHALASSMDEHARFGGVVPEIAARAHVHSFGPVVRQALDSAGLRMSDIGAVAVTTGPGLSGALQVGLAGAKGLAYALDVPLYGVHHLAGHVAADTLEHGPLPDPCVVLIVSGGHTSLLLVRDLARDRIVHLGDTVDDAAGECFDKVARVFGLPYPGGPAIDRVAREGDRRAVAFPRPMTGARDAPYAFSFSGLKTAAARWAEQRRTEGGELPVADGAASLQEAVADVLTRKAVAACRDHEVSTLVVVGGVAANSRVRELAEQRCRAAGITLRVPPLRLCTDNGAMIAAVGDLLVRAGAEPAPMDVSIDPSAPLEYAALHPVASRGAARAA